The following coding sequences lie in one Homalodisca vitripennis isolate AUS2020 chromosome X, UT_GWSS_2.1, whole genome shotgun sequence genomic window:
- the LOC124368548 gene encoding uncharacterized protein LOC124368548, producing the protein MFKKLICFWMVVKLFCSDTTEEDYSYAELPPITFSSMNSTLEVLNEHGANPMNKPIALRSSDSLSGLGISANLLGVHAGAGLDHDRRGYDNMCQGFSAKPAGSQYPYPL; encoded by the exons ATGTTTAAGAAACTTATATGTTTCTGGATGGTAGTAAAGCTATTTTGCAGCGATACAacg GAAGAAGACTACAGCTATGCAGAATTACCTCCCATAACATTCAGCAGTATGAACTCAACTTTAGAAGTACTAAATGAACATGGAGCAAACCCAATGAATAAACCAATTGCTCTTCGTTCATCGGATTCACTTTCAGGACTTGGGATCAGTGCAAATCTGCTAGGAGTGCATGCAGGCGCAGGTTTAGACCATGACCGTAGAGGCTATGATAATATGTGCCAAGGGTTTAGTGCCAAACCTGCGGGAAGTCAATATCCATACCCTTTGTAA